Below is a genomic region from Parageobacillus toebii NBRC 107807.
CCGGTCGTTGGCTCATCTAAAATATAGAGCGTCCGGCCATTTGAGCGGCGATGCAATTCAGATGCTAATTTGACACGCTGCGCTTCTCCTCCCGACAATGTCGTTGCCGGCTGTCCGAGCTTCATATACCCTAAGCCGACATCATATAGCGTCTGTAATTTCCGTTTAATTTTCGGGATATTTTCAAAAAACTCAAGTGCGTCTTCCACAGTCATATCAAGCACTTCCGCAATGTTTTTTCCTTTGTACGCTACTTCCAGCGTCTCACGGTTATACCGTTTACCATGACATACTTCGCATGGAACGTACACGTCCGGCAAAAAGTGCATCTCAATTTTAATAATGCCGTCCCCGCGGCACGCTTCACATCGCCCGCCTTTGACGTTAAAGCTGAACCGGCCTTTTTTATATCCGCGCACTTTCGCTTCATTCGTCGCCGCGAACACTTCGCGAATGTCGTCAAATACGCCGGTATATGTCGCTGGATTGGAACGCGGCGTACGGCCGATCGGCGATTGGTCAATGTCAATAACTTTATCTAAATGCTCAAGCCCTTTAATCGTTTTATGCTCGCCTGGCTTTGCCTTCGCGCCATGCAGTTTTTGCGCAAGCGCCTTATACAAAATTTCATTGACGAGCGTGCTTTTTCCAGAACCAGATACGCCCGTGACTGCGACAAATGTGCCGAGCGGAATTTTGACAGACACGTTTTTTAAGTTATTTTCCTTCGCGCCAACAATTTCGACCCAGCGTCCGTCCGGCTTGCGGCGCTCGGCTGGGATTGGGATAAATTTTTTCCCCGATAAATATTGTCCAGTCAGTGAGTTTGGATTGTCCATCACTTCTTGCGGCGTTCCAGCAGCGACAACCTCGCCGCCATGAATGCCCGCACCCGGCCCAATATCAATTAAATAATCCGCGGCAAGCATCGTATCTTCATCATGTTCAACAACAATAAGCGTATTGCCGATATCGCGCATGCTTTTTAACGTTGCAATCAAGCGGTCATTATCGCGCTGATGAAGTCCGATCGACGGCTCGTCCAAAACATACAGCACGCCTGTTAAGCGCGAGCCGATTTGCGTCGCCAGACGAATGCGCTGCGCTTCTCCGCCGGAAAGCGTCCCAGCAGAACGGTTTAATGTTAAATAGTCGAGGCCGACGTTCTTTAAAAAGCCGAGCCGCTCACGTATTTCACGCAAAATGAGATGGGCGATTTTCTTTTCTTTTTCGCTTAACTGCAAGTTTTGGAAAAACTCAAGCGCCTCCGTAACCGATAATGCCGTCACTTCGCCGATATGTTTGCCGCCGACAAGCACGGCGAGGCTTTCTTTTTTCAGGCGGTTTCCTTTACAAGTCGGGCATGGCTGATGCGCCATATATTTCTCCATTTGTTCGCGAACATAATCAGAGCTTGTTTCACGGTAGCGGCGCTCGACGTTCGGAATAACGCCTTCAAAAACGATATACTGCTCGCGAACTTGTCCGAAATCGTTCTGGTAGCGAAAGTAAATTTTCTCGCCGCCGCTTCCGTATAAAATTTTATCAAGCTGCTCCTTCGGCAAATCTTTTACCGGCACATCCATGTCAATGCCGTAATGGTTGCACACCGCTTCTAACAGCTGCGGATAATATTGTGAGCTTTGCGGCTCCCATGGAGCAACCGCATGCTCGCGCAGCGTCAGTTCATCATTGGGGATGACTAAATCCGGATCCACCTCAAGCTTCGCGCCAAGCCCATCGCAGTCTGGGCAGGCGCCGTACGGACTGTTAAATGAAAACATGCGCGGCTCTAGCTCTCCAATCGAGAAGCCGCAATACGGACATGCATGCTTTTCACTAAACAACAGCTCTTCCTCGCCAATGACATCAATAAGCACTTTTCCGTCCGCAAGCTTCAAGGCCGTCTCTAATGAATCCGCCAAACGTGCAGCAATTCCTTCCTTAATAATAATGCGGTCCACAACGACCTCAATCGAATGTTTTTTATTTTTCTCAAGTTCAATATCTTCCGTGAGTTCCCGCATTTCTCCGTCCACGCGCACGCGCACATATCCTTGTTTTCGAATATCTTCCAGCGTTTTTGCGTGCGTTCCTTTCCGCCCAGAAACGACGGGAGCGAGAATTTGCATTTTTGTCCGTTCCGGATAAGCAAGAAGCCGATCGACCATTTGTTCGATCGTTTGTGACTTAATTTCAATGCCATGTTCTGGGCAAACCGGCCGGCCGATGCGGGCAAACAAAAGCCGCAAATAATCGTAAATTTCCGTGACGGTTCCGACAGTGGAACGCGGATTGCGGCTCGTTGTTTTTTGGTCAATCGAAATGGCCGGCGACAGCCCTTCAATCGCATCGACATCCGGCTTATCCATTTGCCCTAAAAACTGGCGGGCGTACGCCGACAATGATTCGACGTACCGCCGCTGTCCTTCCGCATAAATCGTATCGAACGCAAGCGACGATTTCCCCGAACCGGACAATCCTGTCAATACGACGAGTTTATCACGGGGAATTTCCACATCGATATTTTTTAAATTATGAGCTCTTGCGCCTTTTACGATGATTTTATCGGTTGCCATAGACTCCAATCATCCTTCCGCTTTTAACTCAAAAATAATATCACGCAATTGGGCAGCACGCTCGAAATCAAGCGCTTTTGCTGCTTCTTTCATTTCTTTTTCTAAATCGGCAATAAGCTTTTCTCGTTCTTTCTTTGCCATCTTGCCGTAAGATGGTTTCGTATCGTACGTTTCTTTCTCTTCCGCCGCATAAGTCGCACGGATGACATCGCGAATTTCTTTTTTGACCGTCTGCGGCACAATGCCGTGCTCACGGTTATACGCTTCTTGAATCGCGCGGCGCCGTTTCGTTTCATTGATGGCAATTTCCATCGATTTTGTAATCGTATCGGCGTACATAATGACATGGCCGTTGGCGTTTCGCGCCGCACGCCCAATCGTTTGAATAAGCGAACGTTCCGAGCGCAAAAAGCCTTCTTTATCCGCATCGAGAATGGCGACAAGCGATACTTCCGGAATATCCAATCCTTCCCGCAACAAGTTAATCCCGACGAGCACATCGTATTTGCCCATGCGCAAATCGCGAATAATTTCAATGCGCTCGAGCGTTTTAATTTCGGAATGTAAATACGCAACTTTAATGCCGACTTCTTTTAAGTAATCCGTTAAATCTTCCGCCATTTTCTTCGTTAACGTCGTAACGAGAGTGCGTTCATTCCGCTTGATCCGCTCATGAATTTCTCCGATTAAATCATCGATTTGCCCTTCAATCGGACGAACGTCAATCGTTGGATCCAACAGCCCTGTCGGACGAATAATTTGTTCCACAACTTCCGGGCTATGTTCCAGCTCGTACGGACCAGGTGTCGCGGAAACATAAATAATTTGGTTAATTTTTTGTTCAAACTCCTCAAACGTTAACGGTCGGTTATCGAGCGCAGATGGCAGACGGAAGCCGTGATCGACAAGCACTTGCTTGCGCGCCCGGTCCCCGTTATACATGCCGCGAATTTGCGGCAATGTCACGTGTGACTCATCGATGATAATCAAAAAATCATCTGGAAAATAATCAAGCAGCGTGTACGGCGTCGAGCCTGGCGGACGCAACGCTAAATGCCGGGAGTAGTTTTCAATCCCCGAGCAAAAGCCCATTTCTCTCATCATCTCTAAATCGTAACGAGTCCGTTGCTCAAGCCGCTGCGCTTCTAACAGTTTTCCTTGTTCCCGCAATTCGCGCAGCCGCTCTTCTAATTCTTTTTCAATATTTTCGATCGCTAAACGCATTTTTTCTTCACGCGTAACGAAGTGGGATGCCGGGAAAATCGCGACATGCTCGCGTTCTGCGATAATTTCCCCCGTCAATGCGTCGACTTCGCGAATGCGGTCAATTTCATCGCCAAAAAATTCAACGCGAATACAATGCTCGTCCCGAGAAGCAGGAAAAATCTCGACAACATCCCCGCGAACACGGAACGTTCCGCGCTGAAAATCAATGTCGTTCCGTTCATATTGGATATCGACAAGGCGGCGCAATAAAGCGTTGCGCTCGATTTCCATCCCGACGCGCAACGACACAACCAGTTCGCGATATTCTTCCGGTGATCCTAATCCGTAAATGCACGATACACTGGCGACAATAATCACATCGCGCCGCTCAAATAGCGCTGATGTTGCCGAGTGCCGTAACTTATCAATTTCATCGTTAATGCTTGCATCTTTTTCAATATACGTATCGGTCTGCGGCACATACGCCTCCGGCTGATAATAATCGTAATAGCTGACAAAATATTCAACCGCGTTGTTTGGAAAAAACTCTTTTAACTCGCTGTACAACTGCCCCGCTAACGTTTTATTATGGGCAATCACAAGCGTCGGTTTGTTCACCTCTTTAATGACGTTGGAAATCGTAAACGTCTTTCCCGTTCCTGTTGCCCCTAACAGCGTTTGATGCTTTACTCCTTTTCGAATTCCTTCGACCAATTTGGCAATCGCTTTTGGTTGATCTCCTTGCGGCTTATACGCCGACACTAACTCAAAACGGTCCCCCACGGATTCGACCTCCTGTTTCGTTTCATCTTATTTTTCATTGTAGCACATTGTTAAAAAAGATGCATAAAAAATACGAACTTATATTCGTTCCAAAATAGAAAGTACCTTCCAATGAAAAATGGCGGACAGCATTCGCCGTCCGCCGCTATTTAACTATTTTTTCAACTGTTTTACCATTTTTTGCGCATACAAAAACCCAACTGTCGTTGATACGATATCTGCTAGAATTTCATGCAGTTCGTCTGTATATCCTTTGAAATAGGAAGCAACCAATAGCGCAATGGTCAATAATGTTCCGATATAATGATTGTACGTAACACGGGTAAATAACAGTACAAGCAAACATGGCACAATTAACGAAACTATAAACCACATATGAAAAACTCCTTATTTAGACGGCTTCTAGCGCCCATTTTTCCCGTTCTTTTACAAACAGCAGCCCAAGCTCATGATGTTCATCTTCATATAACGCCCCTTGAACGAAACGAACTTCTCCATGTTCATTGACTACCTCTAATTTACAAAATGCGCGGTTTCGTTGCAACGCTTCATAAAACTCTGTTTCCGTTTTTACTGTCATTCCGTTCACTTTTGTGATGACTTCACCAATTTCTAGCTCCATTTTTTCCGCCTTGGAATTCGGAAGAATCCCTAAAATGACAAGCCCTTGTTCACGCTTCGAAAAATACGGAGGTTTCAAGCGATCTT
It encodes:
- a CDS encoding CsbA family protein, yielding MWFIVSLIVPCLLVLLFTRVTYNHYIGTLLTIALLVASYFKGYTDELHEILADIVSTTVGFLYAQKMVKQLKK
- the uvrA gene encoding excinuclease ABC subunit UvrA, encoding MATDKIIVKGARAHNLKNIDVEIPRDKLVVLTGLSGSGKSSLAFDTIYAEGQRRYVESLSAYARQFLGQMDKPDVDAIEGLSPAISIDQKTTSRNPRSTVGTVTEIYDYLRLLFARIGRPVCPEHGIEIKSQTIEQMVDRLLAYPERTKMQILAPVVSGRKGTHAKTLEDIRKQGYVRVRVDGEMRELTEDIELEKNKKHSIEVVVDRIIIKEGIAARLADSLETALKLADGKVLIDVIGEEELLFSEKHACPYCGFSIGELEPRMFSFNSPYGACPDCDGLGAKLEVDPDLVIPNDELTLREHAVAPWEPQSSQYYPQLLEAVCNHYGIDMDVPVKDLPKEQLDKILYGSGGEKIYFRYQNDFGQVREQYIVFEGVIPNVERRYRETSSDYVREQMEKYMAHQPCPTCKGNRLKKESLAVLVGGKHIGEVTALSVTEALEFFQNLQLSEKEKKIAHLILREIRERLGFLKNVGLDYLTLNRSAGTLSGGEAQRIRLATQIGSRLTGVLYVLDEPSIGLHQRDNDRLIATLKSMRDIGNTLIVVEHDEDTMLAADYLIDIGPGAGIHGGEVVAAGTPQEVMDNPNSLTGQYLSGKKFIPIPAERRKPDGRWVEIVGAKENNLKNVSVKIPLGTFVAVTGVSGSGKSTLVNEILYKALAQKLHGAKAKPGEHKTIKGLEHLDKVIDIDQSPIGRTPRSNPATYTGVFDDIREVFAATNEAKVRGYKKGRFSFNVKGGRCEACRGDGIIKIEMHFLPDVYVPCEVCHGKRYNRETLEVAYKGKNIAEVLDMTVEDALEFFENIPKIKRKLQTLYDVGLGYMKLGQPATTLSGGEAQRVKLASELHRRSNGRTLYILDEPTTGLHVDDISRLLKVLQRLVDNGDTVLVIEHNLDVIKTADYIIDLGPEGGDHGGQIVAKGTPEEVAEVESSYTGRYLKPILERDRERMRALYETARA
- the uvrB gene encoding excinuclease ABC subunit UvrB codes for the protein MGDRFELVSAYKPQGDQPKAIAKLVEGIRKGVKHQTLLGATGTGKTFTISNVIKEVNKPTLVIAHNKTLAGQLYSELKEFFPNNAVEYFVSYYDYYQPEAYVPQTDTYIEKDASINDEIDKLRHSATSALFERRDVIIVASVSCIYGLGSPEEYRELVVSLRVGMEIERNALLRRLVDIQYERNDIDFQRGTFRVRGDVVEIFPASRDEHCIRVEFFGDEIDRIREVDALTGEIIAEREHVAIFPASHFVTREEKMRLAIENIEKELEERLRELREQGKLLEAQRLEQRTRYDLEMMREMGFCSGIENYSRHLALRPPGSTPYTLLDYFPDDFLIIIDESHVTLPQIRGMYNGDRARKQVLVDHGFRLPSALDNRPLTFEEFEQKINQIIYVSATPGPYELEHSPEVVEQIIRPTGLLDPTIDVRPIEGQIDDLIGEIHERIKRNERTLVTTLTKKMAEDLTDYLKEVGIKVAYLHSEIKTLERIEIIRDLRMGKYDVLVGINLLREGLDIPEVSLVAILDADKEGFLRSERSLIQTIGRAARNANGHVIMYADTITKSMEIAINETKRRRAIQEAYNREHGIVPQTVKKEIRDVIRATYAAEEKETYDTKPSYGKMAKKEREKLIADLEKEMKEAAKALDFERAAQLRDIIFELKAEG